The following coding sequences are from one Candidatus Nitrohelix vancouverensis window:
- a CDS encoding NAD-dependent epimerase/dehydratase family protein, with translation MKTLVTGATGFLGSAVARALLQEGRDVRVLARRDADLANLQGLEVERVEGDLRDPASLRSALAGCETLYHVAAYYSLWDKNKDLIYEINVQGTRNILEAARQAGVGKVVYTSTVGCIGLHADKTPANEDAPFDPATLSNDYKISKYQAEQIALEFNSDSLPVVIVNPSAPVGPRDLKPTPTGKIILDFLNRKMPAYVDTGLNLIDVDDCARGHLLAETRGTPGERYILGNRNMSLREILLALEALTGLSAPSVKMPYWVAHATGMACEWISNYLTHAPPAVPLAGVKMAKYHMYFDPSKAVRELGLPQQPVEQALMRAIEWFRQNNYSKN, from the coding sequence ATGAAAACGCTGGTGACCGGAGCCACAGGCTTTCTCGGTTCTGCCGTTGCTCGCGCCTTGTTGCAGGAGGGCCGGGACGTGCGCGTGTTGGCGCGCCGCGACGCCGACCTTGCCAATCTGCAGGGTCTGGAAGTGGAACGTGTGGAGGGCGATTTGCGCGACCCTGCATCCTTGCGGTCCGCGCTTGCGGGATGCGAAACGCTGTATCATGTCGCCGCTTATTACAGCTTGTGGGACAAGAACAAAGACCTGATTTACGAAATCAACGTTCAGGGAACGCGCAATATTTTGGAAGCCGCGCGACAGGCGGGAGTCGGCAAAGTGGTCTACACCAGCACGGTGGGTTGCATCGGTCTGCATGCTGACAAAACCCCGGCGAACGAAGACGCTCCCTTTGATCCGGCGACGCTGAGCAACGATTATAAAATTTCAAAATACCAGGCCGAGCAAATCGCTCTGGAGTTCAATTCGGACTCGCTACCCGTGGTGATCGTCAATCCCAGCGCCCCTGTCGGCCCTCGCGATCTCAAACCGACCCCTACGGGTAAAATCATTCTGGATTTCCTCAATCGAAAAATGCCCGCTTATGTCGACACAGGACTGAACCTGATCGACGTGGACGATTGCGCGCGCGGCCACCTCCTCGCAGAAACGCGCGGAACCCCAGGGGAACGTTATATCCTCGGCAACCGCAACATGAGCCTGCGGGAGATCCTGCTCGCTCTTGAAGCGCTGACCGGACTGTCCGCGCCATCGGTTAAAATGCCCTACTGGGTCGCTCATGCGACGGGAATGGCCTGCGAATGGATTTCGAATTACCTCACACACGCGCCTCCAGCCGTTCCGCTGGCGGGCGTCAAAATGGCCAAATACCATATGTATTTTGATCCGTCCAAAGCCGTGCGCGAACTCGGCTTGCCTCAACAACCGGTGGAACAGGCCCTGATGCGCGCCATCGAATGGTTTCGCCAAAACAACTACAGCAAAAACTGA
- a CDS encoding cyclic nucleotide-binding domain-containing protein, whose protein sequence is MTSKKIAVKKGAVIFNQGNYADCAYIIHSGRVEILEQVSEDCKVSLGVLEENDIFGEMGLIDSMPRAATAVAIEDSEIFMISRESFDELKTINPEALIPIIKILSNRLRETLALLKSGYKLPGNDRRKVEVQLN, encoded by the coding sequence ATGACCAGTAAAAAAATTGCTGTCAAAAAGGGGGCTGTCATTTTCAATCAAGGGAACTATGCAGATTGCGCTTATATCATCCATTCCGGTCGCGTGGAAATTCTCGAGCAGGTGTCAGAAGACTGCAAGGTCAGCCTTGGAGTTCTTGAAGAAAATGACATTTTTGGGGAAATGGGTCTCATTGACAGCATGCCCCGAGCCGCCACCGCCGTCGCCATCGAGGACAGCGAAATCTTCATGATTTCAAGGGAATCCTTCGATGAATTGAAAACTATCAACCCGGAAGCGCTGATACCTATTATCAAAATATTGTCCAATCGCCTCAGAGAAACACTGGCTTTGTTAAAGTCGGGATACAAATTACCGGGCAATGATCGCAGAAAAGTAGAGGTTCAACTCAATTGA
- a CDS encoding TIGR00730 family Rossman fold protein, translating to MPPINDKFDPEKANQLIDELVALVGNHRCKEWLRQIISTVVKMGAEHDDRGDYKLMNTTVKELRRAFRIFIPYRETRKVSVFGSSRTPETDPAYHLAKAFAQKITSQGYMVVSGGGPGIMAAANEGAGRERSFGINIKLPFEQSANRFICDDVKSIHFKYFFTRKLFFIKESSATVVFPGGFGTLDEGFESLTLLQTGKCLPRPIILVEPEGGSYWSHWLNAIELSLSATGFISTNDSKLIRVTHSADEAAQMICDFYHVYHSLRYLHKQTLLKFTAPLPQNLIQYLNDTYSDLLSSGSIASADPFPEEIENDEDTELFRLVFHFDKISFGRLVEMIWDINAKMK from the coding sequence ATGCCTCCAATTAACGATAAATTCGACCCGGAAAAAGCCAATCAACTGATTGATGAACTCGTTGCGCTGGTCGGCAACCATCGATGCAAGGAATGGCTACGACAAATTATATCTACCGTGGTCAAAATGGGAGCGGAGCATGATGATCGCGGCGACTATAAATTAATGAACACGACGGTCAAAGAACTGCGCCGCGCCTTCCGCATCTTCATTCCCTATCGCGAGACGCGAAAAGTCTCCGTCTTCGGCTCCAGCCGAACGCCAGAAACCGATCCGGCTTACCATCTCGCCAAAGCGTTTGCGCAAAAAATCACAAGCCAGGGCTACATGGTCGTTTCCGGCGGAGGCCCTGGCATCATGGCCGCCGCCAATGAAGGCGCGGGCCGGGAGCGCAGTTTCGGCATCAATATCAAACTTCCATTTGAACAAAGCGCCAACCGATTCATTTGCGACGACGTTAAATCCATCCACTTCAAATATTTTTTCACCCGAAAACTTTTTTTCATCAAAGAGTCCAGCGCAACCGTCGTCTTTCCCGGAGGCTTCGGCACTCTCGACGAAGGTTTCGAAAGCCTGACTCTTCTGCAAACGGGGAAATGTCTGCCCCGCCCCATCATCCTCGTCGAGCCCGAGGGCGGAAGTTACTGGAGCCACTGGCTGAACGCGATTGAACTTAGCCTGAGCGCAACGGGATTCATCTCCACGAACGATTCAAAATTGATCCGCGTGACCCATTCCGCCGACGAAGCGGCGCAAATGATTTGCGATTTCTACCATGTCTATCATTCTCTGCGCTATCTTCATAAGCAGACCCTGCTGAAATTCACCGCCCCCCTGCCGCAGAACCTGATCCAGTATTTGAACGACACTTATTCGGATTTGCTGTCTTCAGGCTCCATTGCATCCGCCGACCCCTTCCCTGAAGAAATCGAAAATGACGAGGACACGGAGCTGTTTCGTCTTGTTTTTCATTTCGACAAAATAAGTTTTGGGCGTCTGGTAGAGATGATATGGGACATCAACGCGAAAATGAAATGA
- a CDS encoding glycosyltransferase family 4 protein — translation MIVSSRFEYDDAVEFGIEKQNIHIIPMGIDVAADATAHRPESPHLKLLFAGRIALVRRLELALLAVHKLTIPWELTLVGGEAQTSSVTRGGYVQELKRLARTLGIENQVHFIGPKSKAELKEYYKTADLFLYPSLYENFSQPLLEAAAAGLPLVATRVGIAPDIAEQSGAILCEGEPESLQRGIETLADRKARQEMGAAAQDAVRAGFSWETILQQYRTLYQSL, via the coding sequence GTGATCGTTTCGTCTCGCTTTGAATACGACGACGCCGTCGAGTTTGGCATCGAAAAACAAAACATTCACATCATCCCGATGGGTATCGATGTTGCCGCAGACGCGACGGCGCATCGCCCCGAATCGCCGCACCTGAAACTGTTATTCGCCGGACGCATCGCCCTCGTGCGCAGACTCGAACTGGCTCTACTCGCCGTTCACAAACTCACAATTCCCTGGGAATTGACCCTCGTCGGCGGAGAGGCGCAAACCTCCAGCGTCACCCGGGGCGGCTATGTTCAGGAACTGAAACGCCTGGCGCGCACGCTGGGCATCGAGAATCAGGTCCATTTCATCGGCCCCAAATCGAAAGCCGAACTCAAAGAGTATTACAAGACAGCCGACCTGTTCCTCTACCCTTCCCTCTATGAAAATTTTTCTCAACCCCTGCTCGAAGCCGCCGCCGCGGGACTGCCGCTGGTCGCCACCCGCGTCGGCATCGCCCCGGACATCGCCGAACAAAGCGGCGCGATTCTTTGCGAAGGCGAACCGGAGTCCTTGCAACGCGGCATCGAAACTCTCGCAGACCGCAAGGCGCGACAGGAAATGGGCGCCGCCGCTCAAGACGCGGTGCGCGCAGGTTTCTCATGGGAAACGATTCTCCAGCAATACCGAACGCTCTACCAATCGTTATGA
- a CDS encoding glycosyltransferase family 2 protein, giving the protein MPKTDEPKTIVIIPAFNEKDNIGPVIQGIRQHAPQFSILVVNDGSSDGTDKVAKELGVLVVSLPYNLGYGVALQTGFIYALQNGYTQIIQIDADGQHDPAEIMKLYNELQTGDAEVIIGSRFLNGGTYQSPFFRKIGITIFRMLASLFCGQKVTDPTSGFQALKGKAIRLVASGYYPPDYPDADFLILIHRSGIKMKEIPVRMNPMPNNKSMHHGHKPLYYVLKMFLSIFVTVLRQKPSV; this is encoded by the coding sequence ATGCCCAAGACGGACGAGCCGAAAACAATCGTAATCATTCCCGCCTTCAACGAGAAAGATAACATCGGTCCAGTCATCCAGGGCATTCGCCAACACGCGCCACAGTTTTCCATTCTAGTCGTCAACGACGGTTCCTCCGATGGAACGGATAAAGTGGCAAAAGAACTTGGAGTTCTCGTCGTCAGTCTGCCTTACAATCTTGGCTACGGCGTCGCCCTGCAAACCGGTTTCATCTATGCCCTGCAAAACGGTTACACGCAGATCATCCAGATCGACGCGGACGGTCAACACGACCCGGCTGAGATCATGAAACTCTATAATGAATTACAAACCGGAGACGCAGAGGTCATTATCGGTTCGCGTTTTTTAAACGGCGGAACCTATCAAAGTCCTTTTTTCAGAAAAATTGGCATCACGATTTTCAGGATGCTGGCGTCCCTGTTCTGCGGACAAAAGGTCACCGACCCGACCTCCGGTTTTCAGGCCTTGAAGGGAAAAGCCATCCGACTGGTGGCCAGCGGCTATTATCCGCCGGATTACCCGGACGCGGATTTTCTGATCCTGATCCATCGTTCTGGAATCAAGATGAAAGAAATTCCGGTTCGTATGAACCCGATGCCGAATAACAAATCCATGCACCACGGACACAAGCCTCTGTACTACGTCTTGAAAATGTTTTTATCGATTTTTGTCACGGTATTGCGCCAGAAACCATCGGTCTAG
- a CDS encoding alginate export family protein yields the protein MKKSFLMVGAMMLAGTFVGAEIAAAAGVEFSGQLRPRYEYQDRDFNDATKADSSINTRIRLNAKANIDDKTSAFIQLQSVGRFGDTAAAATAGAQDNANGGSRNANVANDTLSDVGVHQAYFTLKNFYDMPVDVQVGRQEVVLDGHRLLGNTGWTAGAQSHDAVRLTHTHGDHTLAYIYSQVQDDGTEANNDANDQAAHILWGNFRGIGGGALSLYYVITEGSATAVQNDGGYMQTIGARQAGNIAGFDYRGEFYYQFGDGTNAGNRTLMGGDAERQAYMFGLRVGRDLGPVKVTLWYDYLSGTDATDVAEDTVASFDTLFDTGHKFYGFMDRFLNIGTTSRNGATSVQADAVKGLGLQDFAIKAAASPMKDLTVNADLHMFWTAEDAYATRGTAVAANNGESHIGEELDITVAHQYSSSTRFTLGYSHFWADDLGGELLGGGTAANFKDRDEASWAYVMMDVKF from the coding sequence ATGAAAAAATCTTTTTTAATGGTTGGGGCTATGATGTTGGCCGGAACCTTTGTTGGCGCTGAAATCGCGGCGGCGGCAGGGGTTGAGTTTAGCGGTCAACTGCGTCCTCGATATGAGTATCAAGATCGAGACTTCAATGATGCAACCAAAGCTGACTCGAGCATCAACACTCGAATTCGCTTGAATGCAAAAGCAAACATTGACGACAAAACCAGCGCATTCATCCAGCTCCAAAGCGTCGGTCGATTTGGCGACACGGCGGCGGCGGCAACTGCTGGCGCACAGGACAACGCTAACGGCGGCTCTCGTAATGCCAACGTTGCTAACGACACCCTCTCGGATGTTGGTGTGCATCAGGCTTATTTCACGCTGAAAAATTTCTACGACATGCCGGTTGACGTACAAGTCGGTCGTCAGGAAGTTGTTCTCGACGGTCATCGACTGCTCGGCAACACGGGTTGGACCGCAGGCGCGCAATCGCATGACGCAGTTCGCCTGACCCACACCCATGGCGACCACACCCTGGCTTATATCTACAGCCAAGTTCAGGATGATGGTACGGAAGCAAACAACGACGCCAACGATCAAGCGGCTCACATTTTGTGGGGTAACTTCCGCGGCATCGGCGGCGGCGCTCTTTCCCTGTACTATGTAATCACCGAAGGTTCTGCAACCGCAGTTCAAAACGATGGCGGCTACATGCAAACGATCGGCGCGCGTCAAGCTGGCAACATCGCAGGCTTTGACTACCGCGGTGAGTTCTACTATCAGTTCGGCGACGGCACCAACGCTGGTAACCGCACCCTGATGGGCGGAGATGCTGAGCGTCAGGCTTATATGTTCGGTCTGCGAGTTGGCCGAGACCTCGGTCCGGTAAAAGTAACCTTGTGGTATGACTACCTCTCTGGTACGGATGCAACCGACGTTGCTGAAGACACCGTTGCTTCTTTCGACACGCTGTTTGACACCGGCCATAAGTTCTACGGTTTCATGGATCGCTTCTTGAACATTGGTACCACGTCTCGAAACGGCGCAACTTCTGTTCAAGCGGACGCTGTTAAAGGCTTGGGTCTGCAAGACTTCGCAATTAAAGCGGCGGCTAGCCCGATGAAAGACCTCACTGTTAACGCTGACCTCCATATGTTCTGGACGGCAGAAGATGCATATGCAACCCGCGGAACTGCTGTAGCGGCTAACAACGGCGAATCCCACATCGGTGAAGAGCTTGATATCACGGTAGCTCATCAGTACAGCTCCAGCACTCGATTCACCCTCGGTTACTCCCACTTCTGGGCAGATGACCTCGGCGGCGAGCTCCTCGGCGGCGGTACGGCTGCGAACTTCAAAGATCGTGACGAAGCCAGCTGGGCTTACGTAATGATGGATGTAAAGTTCTAA
- a CDS encoding carotenoid biosynthesis protein has protein sequence MEILSLLWGTVLLRPYVFAFLATYLIIAVCHMGWRRSLLFTVMAYCIAFLSEYSSTRNGFPYGFYSYIDTTRDQELWISNVPFMDSLSYSFLAFIGYSMALFMRSQLKGEGWDLRIKRDPVIENSLPTVFLGALFFMLMDVVIDPVAFQGDRWFLGKIYTYQEEGEYFNIPLTNFAGWFIVGSAILFCFTRVNRRLSERWPLPDKEYPFQALWGPALYLCVLAFNLAVTFYIGEMVMGLCGLGWTAAILGTLFYKINKTKRPA, from the coding sequence ATGGAAATCCTCTCCCTGCTCTGGGGCACCGTATTGCTACGCCCCTATGTCTTCGCCTTTCTCGCCACCTACCTGATCATCGCCGTTTGTCATATGGGTTGGAGGCGTTCGCTCCTGTTCACCGTGATGGCATATTGCATCGCGTTTTTATCTGAGTATTCCTCCACGCGCAACGGCTTTCCCTATGGCTTTTACAGCTATATCGACACGACGCGCGATCAGGAATTATGGATTTCCAATGTGCCCTTCATGGACTCGCTATCCTACTCGTTCCTGGCTTTCATTGGTTACAGCATGGCTTTATTCATGCGATCACAACTGAAGGGCGAGGGATGGGACCTGCGCATCAAGCGCGATCCGGTCATTGAAAATTCCCTACCCACCGTTTTTCTCGGCGCGCTGTTTTTCATGCTGATGGACGTCGTGATCGACCCCGTCGCGTTTCAGGGAGACCGCTGGTTTCTCGGGAAGATCTATACCTATCAGGAGGAGGGGGAGTATTTCAATATTCCATTGACCAATTTTGCCGGCTGGTTCATCGTCGGCAGCGCCATCCTGTTTTGCTTCACGCGAGTCAATCGGCGCCTGAGTGAACGCTGGCCGCTTCCCGACAAAGAATACCCGTTTCAGGCGCTGTGGGGGCCGGCTCTTTATCTTTGCGTTCTCGCCTTCAATCTGGCCGTCACGTTTTATATCGGCGAAATGGTCATGGGTCTGTGCGGTCTGGGCTGGACTGCGGCGATCCTGGGAACCCTGTTTTATAAAATAAACAAAACAAAGCGCCCTGCCTGA
- a CDS encoding cyclic nucleotide-binding domain-containing protein, which yields MSILRVKKDDIIFNEGTYSDCAFIIERGRFEVSRKNPDGTSSVLGVLKTGDIFGEMGLIDGGARSATVKALEDGAISVLSRESFEGLAERNPQALIPLLKVLTTRLRNTIQKTVAA from the coding sequence ATGTCTATCCTTAGGGTAAAAAAAGACGATATCATTTTTAATGAGGGAACCTACAGCGATTGCGCATTCATTATTGAAAGGGGACGCTTTGAGGTCTCGCGCAAGAACCCGGATGGTACAAGCTCCGTGCTCGGCGTCTTGAAAACCGGGGATATTTTTGGAGAAATGGGACTGATTGATGGCGGAGCGCGGTCTGCAACCGTCAAAGCATTGGAAGACGGGGCCATCAGCGTTCTGAGCCGGGAAAGTTTTGAGGGACTGGCCGAACGCAATCCTCAAGCGTTGATCCCTCTCCTTAAAGTGCTTACGACCCGTTTGCGGAATACGATTCAGAAAACGGTCGCCGCATAA
- a CDS encoding DUF2304 domain-containing protein — MPPRIRIISILICIFIVAYVFELVRRKRLNEEYSIGWLVTGSLMLLLSVSEDLLMWVSKTVGSTLFTSTLFFFGLTFLVIICLHFSIRISVLTNQVRTLSQHIGILYHEKENLEKQVTAENAQSPPPRIEPL; from the coding sequence ATGCCTCCTCGAATACGAATCATTTCCATACTGATCTGCATCTTCATCGTCGCTTATGTTTTTGAGCTGGTGCGCAGAAAACGTCTGAACGAAGAATATTCCATCGGTTGGCTGGTCACCGGTTCTCTGATGCTCCTGCTGTCCGTCTCCGAAGACTTGCTGATGTGGGTTTCCAAAACCGTCGGCTCGACGCTGTTCACCTCGACGCTGTTTTTCTTTGGGCTGACCTTTCTTGTCATCATCTGTCTGCATTTTTCGATCCGCATCTCCGTTCTGACCAATCAGGTGCGCACCCTCAGCCAACACATTGGAATCCTGTACCACGAAAAGGAAAATCTGGAAAAACAAGTGACTGCAGAAAATGCCCAGTCGCCGCCTCCCCGGATCGAACCGCTTTGA